A region of the Stigmatopora nigra isolate UIUO_SnigA chromosome 10, RoL_Snig_1.1, whole genome shotgun sequence genome:
CAGAGACACATTATTTATAGTTTATTCAACATACTTGTAGTAATCCATTTGGATTTTATATCTACCACTTATATCTACAGGTTTCCCCCACATAGTCTATACAACCTACATGTTGCAAGTTCAATTTGAAACCATTCTATCCATTTTCTCCTTCACTTGCTTAGACATGAACAATAACAGAGCTCCCTGTAACCCGCACACCAAACCAGCCCTCCCAGTATTTTGCGTCTTGCCCTCCGTGTTCAAAGGAAATAAAACGCAGGCCAGGACCATACTCTGAAAATGAGTGGCTGACCTGCAGATGAgacaaaataagaaatattttgcaaacaaattaCCGTACTGAGCACTACCTCTATATCTTACCTGTTTCCATGAACAGTCGTCACATTCTGGGTCGAGTGCTACGGGTTCAGGTCTGAACTCTTGCATCACTTCATGATTCTCATCCAGCAGACATACTGTTATTTGGTAGGAACACCCACAGTCCTGCCTCCCACAGTACCTGTGGGTTGTTTACAATATTAAATATCACTGGAGTGAAGACACATATTTGCTTTTTCTCACCAGTCTTCCACTGCCACAACAGGTTGAATGTCCAGCTGCTCACAAGTAAAACCTTCCTCAATTAAGTCAATCACTTGTCTTTTCAGACACAGCCTaggatttaaaacaaaaaatcacaacaacaaaaaggccTCTTTCCTGGAAAATGATAATTTTCCAGTTGATGAAGAGCCTGGATACCCAATCAAACATGGATATTGACAAATGTGTCCTATACACTCACTCAAACGAGgttgcaaaatatttcattacAGCTGTATCACAAAAGTCATGACCACAATCTCCTGGCATGTCTTCTACAATCCATTCACTCCCACCATTCTCTGTCAACTCCCAGAAATCCAATTGCTCTGTGAGAGAAACGCAGTATAATATTATTGACATTTCAATGTAATTGAATGAACACAAGGATGTCAAATCTACCCAAATAATAATGTCACAATTTTTGTATAGGACCATTGCATGATGTTATATAATTTTTGGGTGTGATTTTGTGCAAAGCAGAGGTATGGAAGGTGATAGCAATCCATATGGAGGACAACTTACCTTCACCACTTGGATTCTTTAGCAGATTATTAGCCATGATTACAACACGCCGAGCATGTGGTTTCTGGAAAGAATAAAGAGCAATTTAGAAGATTCATTGCATTTGTCTAACAATTAAATCCCATTTGCATCTGAACTGTATATCAACTCAAGTTATGCATCAAAATAGAAAAGTAATTTTACTGACTGTATATCAACTTACATGTATTTAGTTAAATTTGGGTCCAAGGGAGTAATTCCTGCACATTTTCTTATGTGAGTCTTAACCTGAAATAATATTAATGCTATATGTACACTACAGTGTGAGTTTATTGAAActcgacacacacaaaaaaaatcatttgtatttCCGTAATACATATAGACACAATATTATTTGTGCCTGCATTGATGAAAGCACTAATACCCAGTCTGCTGACTTGGTGCACAAAACAGAGGGCAAATGCAAAGCCACCCTCATGCCATACTGAATGGAGGGGGATGTCACAAAGGATCAGTCAGTCTTCAGGCTGACAGCAGAGATTTCAGTC
Encoded here:
- the fbxo2 gene encoding F-box only protein 2, coding for MANNLLKNPSGEEQLDFWELTENGGSEWIVEDMPGDCGHDFCDTAVMKYFATSFELCLKRQVIDLIEEGFTCEQLDIQPVVAVEDWYCGRQDCGCSYQITVCLLDENHEVMQEFRPEPVALDPECDDCSWKQVSHSFSEYGPGLRFISFEHGGQDAKYWEGWFGVRVTGSSVIVHV